The following proteins come from a genomic window of Streptomyces sp. GS7:
- a CDS encoding Hsp20/alpha crystallin family protein, producing MGNVLQRHPARTLSMQDVFDRLEGGILGGPWHFGTHEIRIEEHLAEDAYQVKAELPGIDPEKNLEIDVTGDFLTIRAEREERTETKESSEFHYGSFARAVRLPAGARGDRATADYSDGILTVRVPLEAAKGETTKIPVTRTRPS from the coding sequence ATGGGCAACGTACTGCAACGGCACCCGGCACGCACCCTCTCGATGCAGGACGTGTTCGACCGGCTGGAAGGCGGGATCCTCGGAGGGCCGTGGCACTTCGGCACACACGAGATCCGCATCGAAGAACACCTGGCAGAGGACGCGTACCAGGTCAAGGCGGAGCTGCCGGGCATCGACCCGGAGAAGAACCTGGAGATCGACGTCACGGGTGACTTCCTGACCATCCGCGCCGAGCGCGAGGAGCGCACGGAGACCAAGGAGAGCTCGGAGTTCCACTACGGCTCGTTCGCACGCGCGGTGCGGCTGCCCGCCGGGGCCCGCGGCGACAGGGCGACCGCCGACTACTCCGACGGCATCCTCACCGTCCGGGTACCGCTGGAGGCGGCGAAGGGCGAGACCACCAAGATCCCCGTCACCCGGACCCGGCCCAGCTGA
- a CDS encoding DUF1876 domain-containing protein, whose translation MARTVEWKVRLHLFEEGSTTKAHVVLDTGATMLTGHGTARCNPQDPNVPEIGDELAASRAMSDLAGQLARTASDDLEGVRESLRRSTKVTT comes from the coding sequence ATGGCCAGGACCGTCGAGTGGAAGGTACGGCTGCACCTCTTCGAGGAGGGGAGCACCACGAAGGCCCATGTGGTTCTCGACACCGGGGCCACCATGCTCACCGGGCACGGCACCGCCCGGTGCAATCCGCAGGACCCGAACGTCCCCGAGATCGGTGACGAACTGGCCGCCAGCCGCGCGATGAGCGACCTGGCCGGACAACTGGCGCGCACCGCGTCCGACGACCTGGAGGGCGTACGGGAGTCGCTGCGGCGCTCGACGAAGGTGACCACGTGA
- a CDS encoding hydrogenase maturation protease yields the protein MDRSSGSPTRIAVIGIGNDHRRDDGVGWAVVAELARRRLPRGVALFRTDGEPARLISAWEGADRAIVVDAARSRPSRPGHVHRFRIHDALSRSPWSETSSHGFTLGDAVELARVLGRLPGELLVYAVEAADTGPGTTLSPSVAAAVPPLVARIEHDLVHCGGAADGEG from the coding sequence ATGGATCGTTCCTCCGGCTCCCCCACACGGATCGCCGTGATCGGCATCGGCAACGACCACCGTCGCGATGACGGCGTGGGGTGGGCGGTGGTGGCCGAACTCGCGCGGCGCCGGCTCCCCCGCGGCGTCGCTCTGTTCCGCACCGATGGGGAACCCGCCCGGCTCATCAGTGCCTGGGAGGGTGCGGACCGGGCGATCGTCGTGGACGCGGCCCGTTCCCGTCCGTCCCGGCCAGGCCACGTCCACCGGTTCCGCATTCACGACGCGCTCTCCCGCAGCCCCTGGAGCGAGACCAGTTCGCATGGTTTCACCCTGGGCGATGCCGTGGAGCTGGCTCGTGTACTAGGTCGGCTGCCGGGGGAACTGCTTGTCTACGCGGTGGAAGCCGCGGACACCGGGCCGGGCACCACCCTGTCGCCGTCGGTCGCCGCCGCCGTTCCCCCGCTGGTCGCACGGATCGAGCACGACCTCGTGCACTGCGGTGGAGCGGCGGATGGCGAAGGCTGA
- a CDS encoding 4Fe-4S dicluster domain-containing protein, translating to MTGEAPTAVIGTDGMAALIRILAARGRTVIGPTARDGAIVLAELTDGDELPYGWGVELEAGHYRVRPREDGAAFAHSAGPQSWKTYLHPQRERQWSADRGSDGAWVVTDDDTPPPSYAFLGVRPCDLRAIAVQDRVLAGGPHTDSRYRARRERAFLVAVECTEPGATCFCTSMGAGPAADGGYDLALTEVVDDSGHRFWARAGSDEGASVLAELPQLPADASLATVAREKVAAAADRMGRTMPEVDLQVLMRETLDADRWNDVAARCLSCGNCTMACPTCFCTSAEDVTDLTGDHAERWRRWESCFDLEFTHLPGGPVRASGRSRYRQWATHKLGTWFDQFGSSGCVGCGRCIVWCPVGIDITEEAHALNAERAAGGGPREDTS from the coding sequence ATGACGGGCGAGGCACCCACCGCGGTGATCGGGACCGACGGGATGGCAGCACTGATCCGGATCCTCGCCGCGCGAGGCCGTACCGTCATCGGCCCTACCGCGCGCGACGGAGCGATCGTGCTGGCCGAACTCACCGACGGCGACGAACTGCCCTACGGCTGGGGCGTGGAGTTGGAGGCCGGGCACTACCGTGTGCGGCCCCGCGAGGACGGAGCGGCGTTCGCGCACAGCGCCGGACCTCAGTCGTGGAAGACCTACCTGCACCCGCAGCGCGAGCGGCAGTGGAGCGCCGACCGCGGATCCGACGGCGCCTGGGTCGTGACCGACGACGACACCCCGCCGCCGTCGTACGCCTTCCTCGGCGTCCGGCCCTGCGACCTGCGGGCGATCGCCGTGCAGGACCGGGTACTGGCCGGCGGGCCGCACACGGACAGCCGGTACCGAGCCCGTCGCGAACGGGCCTTCCTGGTCGCCGTGGAGTGCACCGAACCAGGTGCCACCTGCTTCTGTACCTCGATGGGCGCCGGCCCAGCCGCCGACGGCGGCTACGACTTGGCGCTGACCGAGGTCGTCGACGACAGCGGCCACCGCTTCTGGGCGCGGGCCGGTAGCGACGAGGGCGCATCGGTACTGGCCGAACTGCCGCAGCTGCCGGCCGACGCGTCGCTCGCCACCGTGGCACGGGAGAAGGTCGCTGCGGCGGCCGACCGGATGGGCCGCACCATGCCCGAGGTGGACCTTCAGGTGCTGATGCGCGAGACCCTGGACGCCGACCGCTGGAACGACGTCGCCGCACGTTGCCTGAGCTGCGGCAACTGCACCATGGCCTGTCCGACCTGCTTCTGTACCTCGGCTGAGGACGTGACCGACCTGACGGGCGACCACGCCGAGCGGTGGCGGCGCTGGGAATCCTGTTTCGACCTGGAGTTCACCCATCTCCCGGGCGGGCCGGTCCGCGCCTCCGGCCGCAGCCGCTACCGGCAGTGGGCCACCCACAAACTCGGCACGTGGTTCGACCAGTTCGGCAGCTCGGGATGCGTGGGCTGCGGGCGGTGCATCGTCTGGTGCCCGGTCGGCATCGACATCACCGAGGAAGCCCACGCGCTGAACGCGGAGCGCGCGGCGGGCGGCGGGCCAAGGGAGGACACTTCGTGA
- a CDS encoding Crp/Fnr family transcriptional regulator yields MTTDRPGFFGALPPVHRDRLLAFAREVSFPAGLRIFDEGGVADRFWVIRSGTVALDVYEPGRGTAVVETLGEGELLGWSWLFAPYHWHLGAQTRAPVSAYEFDAREVRDAIDADPAFGLAVTRCVAAVAIGRRLRACRTRLLDLYGPPGDVRQAGAGEVAP; encoded by the coding sequence GTGACCACTGACCGACCCGGCTTTTTCGGTGCACTGCCGCCCGTACACCGTGACCGGCTGCTCGCCTTCGCCCGCGAGGTCTCCTTCCCGGCGGGATTGCGGATCTTCGACGAAGGCGGTGTGGCCGACCGGTTCTGGGTCATCCGCTCCGGGACCGTGGCCCTCGACGTGTACGAGCCGGGCCGCGGCACGGCTGTCGTCGAAACCCTCGGTGAAGGTGAACTCCTCGGCTGGTCCTGGCTGTTCGCGCCCTACCACTGGCATCTCGGCGCGCAGACCCGCGCCCCGGTATCGGCGTACGAGTTCGATGCCCGGGAGGTCCGGGACGCGATCGACGCGGACCCGGCCTTCGGGCTGGCGGTCACCCGGTGCGTCGCCGCGGTGGCGATCGGCCGGCGGCTGCGTGCCTGCCGTACCCGCCTGCTGGACCTGTACGGCCCGCCCGGCGACGTGCGGCAGGCCGGGGCCGGGGAAGTGGCGCCGTGA
- a CDS encoding FAD/NAD(P)-binding protein, with protein sequence MTAARPDAVPVVYRVAGRTDETSDTAEIVLDPVAAPLPPFVPGQFAMVYAFGIGDIPLSASGVDGHRLTHTVRAVGAVSRALQGLPPGATVGVRGPFGIGWELFAAQGRDVLVVAGGLGLAPLRPLVRAVLAARRQYGRLTVLIGARTPGDLLCTRDLDDWRAAGARVEVTVDRPDDSWQGDVGVVTGLLDRSEFDPANTAAFVCGPEVMMRATARDLVHRGLAPHRVRISLERTMHCGTGHCGHCQLGPLLLCRDGPVVPWDIAEPLLSVREL encoded by the coding sequence GTGACCGCGGCCCGCCCCGACGCGGTGCCGGTCGTGTACCGGGTGGCCGGGCGCACCGACGAGACCTCCGACACCGCGGAGATCGTCCTCGATCCGGTGGCCGCGCCGCTGCCGCCGTTCGTCCCGGGCCAGTTCGCCATGGTGTACGCCTTCGGCATCGGTGACATCCCGCTCTCGGCGAGTGGTGTGGACGGCCACCGGCTGACCCACACCGTCCGCGCGGTCGGCGCGGTCTCGCGTGCCCTGCAGGGCCTGCCGCCCGGCGCGACGGTCGGGGTCCGCGGGCCGTTCGGCATCGGATGGGAGCTGTTCGCCGCCCAAGGACGCGACGTGTTGGTCGTCGCCGGGGGACTGGGCCTGGCACCCCTGCGCCCGCTGGTCCGCGCCGTGCTCGCCGCACGCCGGCAGTACGGGCGGCTGACCGTCCTCATTGGCGCCCGTACCCCCGGTGACCTGCTCTGCACCCGGGACCTCGATGACTGGCGGGCCGCCGGTGCGCGGGTCGAGGTGACCGTCGATCGGCCCGATGACAGCTGGCAGGGGGACGTAGGAGTCGTCACGGGCCTGCTGGACCGGTCGGAGTTCGACCCCGCGAACACGGCGGCCTTCGTCTGCGGACCGGAGGTGATGATGCGGGCCACCGCCCGTGACCTCGTCCACCGCGGACTCGCCCCGCACCGGGTCCGGATCTCCTTGGAACGCACCATGCACTGCGGCACCGGCCACTGCGGGCACTGCCAGCTCGGTCCGCTGTTGCTGTGCCGCGACGGCCCGGTCGTCCCCTGGGATATCGCCGAACCCCTGCTCTCGGTAAGGGAGTTGTGA